The DNA segment AAGGGAATCATTGAACTGAAGTATTGCAAAGGGGATGATCAACTCGCAGACATTCTCACAAAGGCATTGGGtggttcaagatttgaagatctaaggaagcagcttggagtcaagtcgagatatgattaaggaggagtgttaaactatataatctaatctctccttgatacatttacataagttagttatttatgttattacacaaagagttgtaactcttcatgttgtgtcctttagtataaagagttgtgtctcttatacttgtattgattcgatctctatataaagatcaatcatctgttgtaaacatattaccgaatctcaataatacaaaagtattttcagaaaagtttataagcctgaaacgtctatcttattctttctctcgaactcgtgtgtaacacactgtgatcgttgtgtaacacaagcggttggtaaaagattaacattagagagagagagagggcaCAAGAGAAGAAACTATTTTGAAATAACTTGAAGATGTAATCATATCATTATACCCTTTTTAATCAAATATGTTTcagggaaagaaaaaaaaaagcatttgtATAGGTCTGATTTATCAGAAGGTAAAAAGTGTTTATTATTCTTGATTCTTACACAAACTCAGTTCCAAACAAAAACATGATACAATGGGTTTTGGAAGAATAGCTTCCTAAAAAACTGGCGAGGTCGTTCAAGGACAAGGACGTAGCCGCCGCGTGGATCAAAGAACCAGTAGATGAAAGCGTGCAAGACGAAGGTTCCAGCCATCACGAAAGGTACAAGGGCTAACAGTCTCGACTTGGATGAAATCAGATACATCCCTGATACAAACGCTGAGGCCATTGCGATCAGTGACACAACCATCAACAGACAAGACATGTAGAGGAAAGAAGAACGTGCTCGAAACCCGTGTCTCGAAGCATAGAACAAGAAGTAGACAGTAGTTACAGAGAAGCAGAAGGCGATTGTGTCAAACACCAAGAAACATTTGAAAGCTGCTTCTTCCATCAATGTAGGTGTACCGTCCGGTTTGTAACCACCAGGTATCTGGAATGCCGCCGCAAATGCTACTGTTGCCACAAGAACCGCGACTAGAAGATGAATCTCGTACATTGTTCTTGCATTGCTTTCTTCAACATCTGCtttttcttgcttcttctttGTCTCGATGTTCTGTCGCTGAGACGGTTGCTTGTAGTATCTTTGCAGTGCATAGTACGCCATCGTCACCTCGTAACTAATCTGCCAAGAAAAGCAGAAATTATAACAAACCAATACTTTCATGAGACTGACAAACTTTAAAGTCAACACATCGAGAGTATGCAAAGTAATGTACCTCTTGATTCTGAGAGTAAAAGAGTTCCGCAGCTGTTAAGTGATTACGGTTCATAACAAACTTATCCACTCGCTTGTTTTCCAAAAGAAGCAGTAAGACGGCTTGCCATTTGTAAACGACCGATAGATGGAGAGGCGTGTTTCCATCTACATCGCTTTCATTCAACAGATGAAGAGAGATCTCAGGCATCTCTAGAATACAGTCAATGATTTCTCTTTTTCTTGATATGACTGCAGAGTGAAGAGATGTTCTTCCTTTACCATCAACTAGTTCCCAAACGTAAGGACAGCTACCAACAAGCTCTCTATAAGCTTCAATCTGACCAGTAGAGGCAGCAAGATGAAGCGGACATTGTCCTTCCTTGTCTGATATATAAGCAGCCGAGCTGTCTTGTTGAAGCAAAAGTCGAGTTATTGCCACTTTGCCAAGCCAGACTGAATAATGAAGAGGTGTCCATCCCAAACTGTCCACTTCTTTGATCATTTCCGGTCTTGTCTCCATCAGTTTTGTCAAGAAACCTAACCAAAACAATAATAAGTTTGTTAAGTTTCATAGACTTCCAAGTTAAAACCATTTGGAAATAAATGGATCGGCCtatctatttaatatattagtTAATATCCCTTTCAACTTCCAATGTGGAAGACTTACTCTCTAATAAAGTTCTACACCCACATAAACCAAActcaaagagaaagaaagagacttTACCAGTATTGACAATGTCCGAATCCACAGCGGCATGCAGAGCATTCATACCTTTAGGCCCTGTACCCGAAACGGAAGGTGATATTGCCAAAATATGATCAGCAATTTCGAAAAGTCCTCTTTCAATAGTTAAGTACAAAGGAGATTCATTGCTGTTATTGGCCATATCTAGCAATCCTGTGTCTTGGTCAACTAGGAGCTTAGCTACATCGACGTGCCCACTCTTTAATGCAACACTTAAAGCTGTGTCGTTCTGCTTATTAGTAGTCCTCAATAGCTGCTTGGTTAATCCCCGGTTTTCGACATCTAAATTGGCTGAATTGACAAGAAGTTGTAAAACTTGAAAGGAGCCTACTCTAGCTGCAACGTGTATTGGTGTGTCTCCATTGTTGTTTTCTCCCAAGAGGAGAGATGGGCGAAGAACAAGTATGGCTGCAGCGAAGTCAAACCTCTGATGCTTAGCTGCAATGTGAAGAACGTTGTTCTTATGTGGTGTTACCTTGTCGAAATCCGAATGATGAAACCTGGCAAGATTAAGGAGATTAGTTTCTCCTTTAGCTGCATCTATAAGCAATCTCCAGTCCATCATGCGTCTGCAACCAAACGCAGTTGATAAAGCCTCAAGAAGATCTAAGTGATGTAGATTCTTGATCAAGTAAAATCTACCAAAACCTGCAAGTCCGCTGATACAAAGAGGATTTTTGTTTAAGAGAAAGGAGATGCAGATGCAGTGGTGGAACTATGAAAAGTTTTTATGAGGGTCAATTCATGatcaacatatattaaaatac comes from the Brassica rapa cultivar Chiifu-401-42 chromosome A01, CAAS_Brap_v3.01, whole genome shotgun sequence genome and includes:
- the LOC103834083 gene encoding protein ACCELERATED CELL DEATH 6, which gives rise to MMDWRLLIDAAKGETNLLNLARFHHSDFDKVTPHKNNVLHIAAKHQRFDFAAAILVLRPSLLLGENNNGDTPIHVAARVGSFQVLQLLVNSANLDVENRGLTKQLLRTTNKQNDTALSVALKSGHVDVAKLLVDQDTGLLDMANNSNESPLYLTIERGLFEIADHILAISPSVSGTGPKGMNALHAAVDSDIVNTGFLTKLMETRPEMIKEVDSLGWTPLHYSVWLGKVAITRLLLQQDSSAAYISDKEGQCPLHLAASTGQIEAYRELVGSCPYVWELVDGKGRTSLHSAVISRKREIIDCILEMPEISLHLLNESDVDGNTPLHLSVVYKWQAVLLLLLENKRVDKFVMNRNHLTAAELFYSQNQEISYEVTMAYYALQRYYKQPSQRQNIETKKKQEKADVEESNARTMYEIHLLVAVLVATVAFAAAFQIPGGYKPDGTPTLMEEAAFKCFLVFDTIAFCFSVTTVYFLFYASRHGFRARSSFLYMSCLLMVVSLIAMASAFVSGMYLISSKSRLLALVPFVMAGTFVLHAFIYWFFDPRGGYVLVLERPRQFFRKLFFQNPLYHVFVWN